One Loxodonta africana isolate mLoxAfr1 chromosome 15, mLoxAfr1.hap2, whole genome shotgun sequence genomic window carries:
- the UGP2 gene encoding UTP--glucose-1-phosphate uridylyltransferase isoform X6 has translation MPDTQVWDLTASTTTGNAVVHRTSIPGRKVTEETDDRPIQPYEKIKARGLPDNISSVLNKLVVVKLNGGLGTSMGCKGPKSLIGVRNENTFLDLTVQQIEHLNKTYNTDVPLVLMNSFNTDEDTKKILQKYSHCRVKIYTFNQSRYPRINKESLLPVAKDVSYSGENTEAWYPPGHGDIYASFYNSGLLDTLIGEGKEYIFVSNIDNLGATVDLYILNHLMNPPNGKRCEFVMEVTNKTRADVKGGTLTQYEGKLRLVEIAQVPKAHVDEFKSVSKFKIFNTNNLWISLAAVRRLQEQNAIDMEIIVNPKTLDGGLNVIQLETAVGAAIKSFENSLGINVPRSRFLPVKTTSDLLLVMSNLYSLNAGSLTMSEKREFPTVPLVKLGSSFTKVQDYLRRFESIPDMLELDHLTVSGDVTFGKNVSLKGTVIIIANHGDRIDIPPGAVLENKIVSGNLRILDH, from the exons atgcctgacaCACAAGTTTGGGACTTGACAGCTtccacaaccac GGGAAATGCCGTTGTCCACAGGACCTCTATTCCAGGAAGAAAAGTGACTGAGGAGACTGATGACAGGCCT ATTCAACCCTATGAAAAGATCAAGGCCAGGGGCTTACCTGATAACATATCTTCTGTGTTGAACAAGCTGGTGGTGGTGAAGCTCAATGGTGGTTTGGGAACCAGCATGGGCTGCAAAGGCCCTAAAAGCCTGATTGGTGTGAGGAATGAGAACACCTTTTTGGACCTGACTGTTCAGCAGATTGAA CATTTGAACAAAACCTACAATACAGATGTCCCTCTTGTTCTAATGAACTCTTTTAACACGGATGAAGATACGAAAAAAATACTACAGAAGTACAGTCATTGTCGTGTGAAAATCTACACTTTTAATCAAAGCAG gtacccAAGGATTAACAAGGAATCTTTACTGCCTGTTGCAAAGGATGTATCATACTCAGGGGAAAATACAGAAGCTTGGTACCCTCCAGGTCACGGTGATATTTACGCCAGTTTCTACAACTCTGGTCTGCTCGATACCCTTATAGGAGAAGGCAAAGAATACATTTTTGTGTCAAACATAGATAATCTGGGTGCCACGGTGGATCTTTATATTCTGAATCACTTAATGAACCCACCCAACGGGAAACGCTGTGAGTTCGTCATGGAAGTCACAAATAAAACACGTGCAGACGTGAAG GGTGGGACGCTCACTCAGTATGAAGGCAAACTGAGACTGGTGGAAATCGCTCAAGTGCCAAAAGCCCATGTGGATGAGTTCAAGTCTGtatcaaaattcaaaatatttaacacaAACAACCTGTGGATCTCTCTTGCAGCAGTTAGAAGACTGCAGGAGCAGAATGCCATTGACATGGAAATCATTGTGAATCCAAAG ACTTTGGATGGAGGCCTGAATGTCATTCAGTTAGAAACTGCAGTAGGGGCTGCCATAAAAAGTTTTGAGAATTCTCTAGGCATTAATGTTCCTAGGAGCCGTTTTCTGCCTGTCAAAACCACATCGGATCTGTTGCTCGTGATGTCAAACCTCTACAGCCTTAATGCCGGATCCTTGACAATGAGTGAAAAGCGGGAGTTTCCCACAGTGCCCTTGGTTAAATTAGGCAGCTCTTTTACAAAG gTTCAAGATTATCTAAGGAGATTTGAAAGTATACCAGACATGCTTGAATTGGATCACCTCACAGTTTCCGGAGATGTGACATTTGGCAAGAATGTTTCATTAAAG GGAACGGTTATCATCATCGCAAATCATGGTGACAGAATTGACATCCCACCTGGAGCGGTACTGGAGAACAAGATTGTGTCTGGAAACCTTCGCATCTTGGACCACTGA
- the UGP2 gene encoding UTP--glucose-1-phosphate uridylyltransferase isoform X5 yields MDFGSYFIDFCKKRDLLWIGEKFRGLQKIRGNAVVHRTSIPGRKVTEETDDRPIQPYEKIKARGLPDNISSVLNKLVVVKLNGGLGTSMGCKGPKSLIGVRNENTFLDLTVQQIEHLNKTYNTDVPLVLMNSFNTDEDTKKILQKYSHCRVKIYTFNQSRYPRINKESLLPVAKDVSYSGENTEAWYPPGHGDIYASFYNSGLLDTLIGEGKEYIFVSNIDNLGATVDLYILNHLMNPPNGKRCEFVMEVTNKTRADVKGGTLTQYEGKLRLVEIAQVPKAHVDEFKSVSKFKIFNTNNLWISLAAVRRLQEQNAIDMEIIVNPKTLDGGLNVIQLETAVGAAIKSFENSLGINVPRSRFLPVKTTSDLLLVMSNLYSLNAGSLTMSEKREFPTVPLVKLGSSFTKVQDYLRRFESIPDMLELDHLTVSGDVTFGKNVSLKGTVIIIANHGDRIDIPPGAVLENKIVSGNLRILDH; encoded by the exons GGGAAATGCCGTTGTCCACAGGACCTCTATTCCAGGAAGAAAAGTGACTGAGGAGACTGATGACAGGCCT ATTCAACCCTATGAAAAGATCAAGGCCAGGGGCTTACCTGATAACATATCTTCTGTGTTGAACAAGCTGGTGGTGGTGAAGCTCAATGGTGGTTTGGGAACCAGCATGGGCTGCAAAGGCCCTAAAAGCCTGATTGGTGTGAGGAATGAGAACACCTTTTTGGACCTGACTGTTCAGCAGATTGAA CATTTGAACAAAACCTACAATACAGATGTCCCTCTTGTTCTAATGAACTCTTTTAACACGGATGAAGATACGAAAAAAATACTACAGAAGTACAGTCATTGTCGTGTGAAAATCTACACTTTTAATCAAAGCAG gtacccAAGGATTAACAAGGAATCTTTACTGCCTGTTGCAAAGGATGTATCATACTCAGGGGAAAATACAGAAGCTTGGTACCCTCCAGGTCACGGTGATATTTACGCCAGTTTCTACAACTCTGGTCTGCTCGATACCCTTATAGGAGAAGGCAAAGAATACATTTTTGTGTCAAACATAGATAATCTGGGTGCCACGGTGGATCTTTATATTCTGAATCACTTAATGAACCCACCCAACGGGAAACGCTGTGAGTTCGTCATGGAAGTCACAAATAAAACACGTGCAGACGTGAAG GGTGGGACGCTCACTCAGTATGAAGGCAAACTGAGACTGGTGGAAATCGCTCAAGTGCCAAAAGCCCATGTGGATGAGTTCAAGTCTGtatcaaaattcaaaatatttaacacaAACAACCTGTGGATCTCTCTTGCAGCAGTTAGAAGACTGCAGGAGCAGAATGCCATTGACATGGAAATCATTGTGAATCCAAAG ACTTTGGATGGAGGCCTGAATGTCATTCAGTTAGAAACTGCAGTAGGGGCTGCCATAAAAAGTTTTGAGAATTCTCTAGGCATTAATGTTCCTAGGAGCCGTTTTCTGCCTGTCAAAACCACATCGGATCTGTTGCTCGTGATGTCAAACCTCTACAGCCTTAATGCCGGATCCTTGACAATGAGTGAAAAGCGGGAGTTTCCCACAGTGCCCTTGGTTAAATTAGGCAGCTCTTTTACAAAG gTTCAAGATTATCTAAGGAGATTTGAAAGTATACCAGACATGCTTGAATTGGATCACCTCACAGTTTCCGGAGATGTGACATTTGGCAAGAATGTTTCATTAAAG GGAACGGTTATCATCATCGCAAATCATGGTGACAGAATTGACATCCCACCTGGAGCGGTACTGGAGAACAAGATTGTGTCTGGAAACCTTCGCATCTTGGACCACTGA
- the UGP2 gene encoding UTP--glucose-1-phosphate uridylyltransferase isoform X4 — MSLSILKKTLMDFGSYFIDFCKKRDLLWIGEKFRGLQKIRGNAVVHRTSIPGRKVTEETDDRPIQPYEKIKARGLPDNISSVLNKLVVVKLNGGLGTSMGCKGPKSLIGVRNENTFLDLTVQQIEHLNKTYNTDVPLVLMNSFNTDEDTKKILQKYSHCRVKIYTFNQSRYPRINKESLLPVAKDVSYSGENTEAWYPPGHGDIYASFYNSGLLDTLIGEGKEYIFVSNIDNLGATVDLYILNHLMNPPNGKRCEFVMEVTNKTRADVKGGTLTQYEGKLRLVEIAQVPKAHVDEFKSVSKFKIFNTNNLWISLAAVRRLQEQNAIDMEIIVNPKTLDGGLNVIQLETAVGAAIKSFENSLGINVPRSRFLPVKTTSDLLLVMSNLYSLNAGSLTMSEKREFPTVPLVKLGSSFTKVQDYLRRFESIPDMLELDHLTVSGDVTFGKNVSLKGTVIIIANHGDRIDIPPGAVLENKIVSGNLRILDH, encoded by the exons GGGAAATGCCGTTGTCCACAGGACCTCTATTCCAGGAAGAAAAGTGACTGAGGAGACTGATGACAGGCCT ATTCAACCCTATGAAAAGATCAAGGCCAGGGGCTTACCTGATAACATATCTTCTGTGTTGAACAAGCTGGTGGTGGTGAAGCTCAATGGTGGTTTGGGAACCAGCATGGGCTGCAAAGGCCCTAAAAGCCTGATTGGTGTGAGGAATGAGAACACCTTTTTGGACCTGACTGTTCAGCAGATTGAA CATTTGAACAAAACCTACAATACAGATGTCCCTCTTGTTCTAATGAACTCTTTTAACACGGATGAAGATACGAAAAAAATACTACAGAAGTACAGTCATTGTCGTGTGAAAATCTACACTTTTAATCAAAGCAG gtacccAAGGATTAACAAGGAATCTTTACTGCCTGTTGCAAAGGATGTATCATACTCAGGGGAAAATACAGAAGCTTGGTACCCTCCAGGTCACGGTGATATTTACGCCAGTTTCTACAACTCTGGTCTGCTCGATACCCTTATAGGAGAAGGCAAAGAATACATTTTTGTGTCAAACATAGATAATCTGGGTGCCACGGTGGATCTTTATATTCTGAATCACTTAATGAACCCACCCAACGGGAAACGCTGTGAGTTCGTCATGGAAGTCACAAATAAAACACGTGCAGACGTGAAG GGTGGGACGCTCACTCAGTATGAAGGCAAACTGAGACTGGTGGAAATCGCTCAAGTGCCAAAAGCCCATGTGGATGAGTTCAAGTCTGtatcaaaattcaaaatatttaacacaAACAACCTGTGGATCTCTCTTGCAGCAGTTAGAAGACTGCAGGAGCAGAATGCCATTGACATGGAAATCATTGTGAATCCAAAG ACTTTGGATGGAGGCCTGAATGTCATTCAGTTAGAAACTGCAGTAGGGGCTGCCATAAAAAGTTTTGAGAATTCTCTAGGCATTAATGTTCCTAGGAGCCGTTTTCTGCCTGTCAAAACCACATCGGATCTGTTGCTCGTGATGTCAAACCTCTACAGCCTTAATGCCGGATCCTTGACAATGAGTGAAAAGCGGGAGTTTCCCACAGTGCCCTTGGTTAAATTAGGCAGCTCTTTTACAAAG gTTCAAGATTATCTAAGGAGATTTGAAAGTATACCAGACATGCTTGAATTGGATCACCTCACAGTTTCCGGAGATGTGACATTTGGCAAGAATGTTTCATTAAAG GGAACGGTTATCATCATCGCAAATCATGGTGACAGAATTGACATCCCACCTGGAGCGGTACTGGAGAACAAGATTGTGTCTGGAAACCTTCGCATCTTGGACCACTGA